One genomic segment of Ignavibacteriota bacterium includes these proteins:
- a CDS encoding asparaginase, which yields MKKKNILVVFTGGTFSMKIDKETGGAIPYFHGEELIEMIPEVKGLANISIYNFGNFPGPHMTPELMLNLSQTIQKFIKKKNVDGIIVTHGTDTLEETAYLLDLTINTEKPIVIIGAMKTSTEPDWDGPKNLINAISICNNENSKSLGVLVCLNGEINAASEVTKTHTEDIETFHSLDFGALGFIDKGKVWFNRLPRKLEKIETDKINSNVDIIKVYAGIKENIFKLIADTKIDGLVVEALGVGNVPPPAFEGIKYVLSKNIPVVLVSRCPAGETLDIYSYEGAGKWLKKSGVIFSDYLNGQKARIKLMLALGKGLKNIELKKIFEN from the coding sequence CGGAGCAATTCCGTATTTCCACGGTGAAGAATTAATTGAAATGATTCCAGAAGTAAAAGGATTGGCAAATATTTCAATTTACAATTTTGGAAATTTTCCCGGTCCGCATATGACTCCGGAATTAATGTTAAATCTTTCTCAAACAATTCAAAAATTCATAAAGAAAAAAAATGTTGATGGAATAATTGTAACACACGGAACCGATACGCTTGAAGAAACCGCATATTTGCTTGATCTTACAATTAATACCGAAAAACCAATTGTAATAATTGGTGCAATGAAAACAAGCACGGAACCGGATTGGGACGGACCAAAAAATTTAATTAATGCAATTAGTATTTGTAATAATGAAAACAGTAAAAGTTTGGGAGTTTTGGTTTGTCTAAACGGAGAAATAAATGCTGCAAGCGAAGTAACAAAAACTCACACGGAAGATATTGAAACATTCCACAGTTTGGATTTTGGCGCATTGGGTTTTATTGATAAAGGAAAAGTTTGGTTTAATCGTTTGCCGAGAAAATTAGAAAAAATTGAAACTGATAAAATAAACTCGAATGTTGATATAATAAAAGTTTATGCCGGAATTAAAGAAAATATTTTTAAACTTATTGCCGATACAAAAATTGATGGATTAGTTGTTGAAGCGCTCGGAGTTGGTAATGTTCCGCCGCCGGCATTTGAAGGAATTAAATATGTGTTGAGTAAAAATATTCCGGTAGTTTTAGTTTCTCGCTGCCCAGCTGGAGAAACTTTAGATATTTACAGTTATGAAGGCGCCGGGAAATGGTTAAAGAAAAGCGGAGTTATATTTTCAGATTATTTAAACGGGCAAAAAGCTAGAATAAAACTTATGCTGGCTTTGGGAAAAGGTCTGAAAAACATAGAATTGAAAAAAATATTTGAGAATTAA